The genomic interval ATTGTTAAATACCACATCGATATCGCCCAAAGCCAACACTTGCTGCTTGGTTTGGCGGATTTGCGCCGGATTGGTTACGTCAAGGGGCAGCACGGTTACATTATCCAGCGCATTGAGTTCTGTTTCATTTTCAGGCTTGCGCATGGTCGCGATCACCTTCCAGCCTTTGGCTGCAAACAATTTGGCCGTAGCCCTTCCGATACCTGTTGAAGCACCAGTAATAAAAATAGTCTTTGTCATTTGTCTTACTTGTTATTTTCAGGAGACAAATTTATGCGGCGCGCGGCTGGCGCTTGTAGTGGATATGGAGATTGTTGTAGCCAAAATGGTCGGGCTATCCTTTACTTCTCGCTAGCCAGTGCCAGCTCTTTTTGCGTATCTTCACCCAATGCCATCCTGAGCGTCGCGGGCTGAAATCGACGCTATCAACGATGACCTAAAACGTAGTATCGATGACATCACACTCTGCTTAACCGTTAACTTTTTCATTAAAAGTCAAAAACGGATAGTTTATATACCCTTTCGCGCCACCGCCAAACATCTTTGCCCTGTCTGGTTCGTTGAGCGCTGCACTTTTTTCAAATCGTTCTGGCAAGTCAGGATTTGCCAGGAAAAGTGTACCGAATGAGACGAGTCCGGCGATGCCTTTTTCAAGTTCTGCTTCGGCGGAAAGTTTGTCATAACCTGCATTGGCAATAACCGATTGCTGTATCATGCTGCCAAACAGTTCGATTTCATCATCCGCCGGATAGTGAGCAGGCGAAGGAAAGTATGGACTGCGCCTCATCAGTTCTACAAAGGCAAAATCCAGTTTGTTTAGCTCTTCAATCAGATAAGTGTATGTGCTGGCAGGATCATCCAAAATCATATGGCCATAGGGATGAAAGGGCGAAATTTTAATCCCTACCTTATCACCACCAACTGCCCCTACTATTTCCTGCATGACTTCCAGCACAAAACGAGCTTTGTTGGGAATGCTTCCACCGTATTCATCTGTTCTCTGGTTTGCACTTTCGGCCAGAAACTGGCTTGGCAGGTAACCATTTGCAGCATGAAGTTCTACCCCATCAAAACCGGCTTCAATTGCATTCCTGGCGGCCTGGCCATAATCCCTGACCGTTTGTTTGATTTGGTCAATGGTAATTTCCCGGGGTGTTTCATAATCCTTCATACCCTGTGAAGTGAAATGTTGCATGCCTTGTATCGGCAGTGCCGATGGCGCAAGTGGTAGTTTGCCATTTCGATCGATCGAGTGCCCGACGCGGCCTGTGTGCCAGAGCTGGGCGATGATTAGCCCTCCATGATCATGTACAGATTTTGTGACTTTTTTCCAGGCCTCGATCTGATCATTGCTGTAAATACCGGGCGTTAGCGGGCTGCCGGTTGCATCTTCACTTATTCGGATGGCTTCGCTAAATAGCAGACCCGCACTCACTCTTTGCGTGTAATATTGAATTGTCATATCACCTACAATCCCGTTCTGATCTGCGCGGCTTCTGGTCATCGCAGACATCACCATTTTGTTCTTTAAAGCTAGATCTCCTAACTGTATTTTTTCTAATAATTTCATGATAATAATTAATTGATTGTCATATTATTGATGATGCAAAGGTTGCTGTATAGAGCAGGATGAACTTGTATCAGATCACTGATTTAGGAGCAAAGAACAGTAAGAAGGTATTGGTTTGTTACCAAGGAATTTCAGCGGTATCAAGATTCGATCCTTCATTGAAAAATTATCAGTAGGTCCGTCCTAGCCGATCAGTGCATTTTACTGGATACGCTAAGAGAATTAGCTTCCCAATAGCCAACATTTGATTTAATTTACTTGTTAAAGAGTGGCAAATAAACCTCTTCCACAAATGCTTTTGCTGTTTTGGGCGTGGTAGTCGAATCATCTCGTTTTTGATAATTCATAAACCCGGTTTTAATGGCTGTTCCCATTTCGATCAGGTTATCGGCAAAATCTTCTGAAAATCCGTTGCCTAAAAATGCTTGTTTTACCTGCTCTACCGGCAGCTGCACATACGCCAGTTCCGGATTACCAATGGCCTTACCAATAATAGTGGTAAACTGCCGGTAAGTATAGTCTTTTGGTCCCATCACGGCATGGACACTTTTATCGTTGAAGTCAAGGTTTGCCAAATGCACGGCCGCGATTTTTGCAACATCTTCTGTGGCGACCATCGGTATGGCATGGTCTCCATCTGCTGCTGTGCCGTTGAATCCCATTTTTTTAACGACACCTATTGTTCTTAAAAAGTTTTCCATAAAATAGGCAGAGCGGATGTGCACTACATTTACATCCTTCAACTGGTTTAACCTCACCTCTTGTTCACCAGTCCCGGCCATCATACCATTTCCTTCGTGCATGTGAGATCCAAGACTGCTCATATTGACGATGTGTTTGATGCCAGAATTTTCGATGGCCTCAATTAAACCGCTTGTAACCTGTCTCTGGTAGGCTCTTGTATTCTCAGCCTTAACATTGTCGGGCAACAGCACAAAAGCACTATCGGCATTTTTAAAGGCAGCGGTCAGCGTCTGAACATCGGTGATATCCCCTGCAATAATCTCAGCTCCCAGACTGCGGAATTTTTCTAATTTTTCGGTATGGCGTGCGATTAACGTCACCTGATTCCCCTGGTTTAAAAGGATTTCTGAAATCTTGCTGCCCACTGTTCCTGTGGCCCCCAATACAACTACTTTCGTTTTCATATCATTATGTTAAAATGTTGTTGAATAATTACTATGCAAAGTTGGCCTGATTGCGGGTGGTAAACTTGTACCAGATCACTGTTCTTGTGACTTCTGGCATTATCTATGAAGATTGCCGCTATACATTCCTCGCTCAAAATGAGTCGAGTTTGTCTGCGTGAAGCGGGTAATCTTTGCCATTACCTGCTATCTTTATATAACGGTTATAGTTATACGCATCAGGCAGTTTGAAGAACTGGACCTTCGGTATAGACCTGCGGTTTCAGGTCTAATAAAGATTTGTAACCCTTCCAAAGTGCCACCAACTTCTAGCACCCGCTCCTAATGATAGAAGTCATCCCTGTGGGGATGCATGGGGATAAGCTTATAGGGCATCTAGTTGACTTCTACGACAACTTTCCCAATGTAGCCACCCCGCTCAGCATATTGATACGCTTCTTTGTAGTCAGCGAACGAGAATACTTTGTTGACTTCAATATTCAACCCATTTTTCACTGCACCCAGCAAAATATCCGTGTACTTAGTGGAAGGGCTGGCAAGCACTATAATATGCTTTTTGGATGTAAAAAGGTTTTTGATAAACGACAGTGGGATTTCGATTGGCCGGGGCGTCGGGTTTAGAAACAGCGCTTTTGACTTCATAATTTGTTTGGCATTTTTATATCCCATTTTGCCTGACAGATCAATGACGATATCATAGGTCGCTTTACGCCCAAGCACATCTTCCCTTGCATAGTCTATTACTGAATTTGCTCCCCATTTCCTTGCAAATTCTGCTCCTTTGCTGCTTGTTACAGCTGTTACACTGGCGCCTTTCTGTTTTAACAATTGAAGCAGAAACATACCAAAACCACCGGTCGCTCCATTGACCAATATGTTGGTTTGCGAATTGATATCACCCATTTTCTCCAACGCGGTAACTGCTGCCGTACCCACTACCGGAATAGAAGCTGCCTGGGCAAAGCTGATATCAACAGGTTTTTTCCAGACCAGGGAAGAGGTTACAGCAATATACTCCGATGAAACGCCCTCTTTCATCATATTTTTTACCACGCCAAAAACTTCGTCGCCTATTTCAAGGCCACTTACCGAAGCCCCGATCTCTTCAACGATGCCGGCGAAATCAGTACCGGTATGCTTTGGAAAATTCGAACACGACATCAATGTCATTTCCCCTTTTCTGATTTTCCAATCCATGGGGTTGATGGAAAACGCTTTTACTTTAATCAGAACCTGATCTGCTTTGATCGTTGGTTTTGACTGTTCTACGGTTTGCAGCACGCCTGCGGTTCCAAACTCTTGATATACGATGGCTTTCATGATATTATTTATGTTTAAATGATGTCACAAAGTTGCATCCTGTGACACTGCCAAACTTGTATCAGATCACTGATCTGCATGAGAGGCTCCGTGTAGCCGTATTAATATGGATAAAGATGGATCAATAGATCTCAATCAGATCACTATTGTGCTTTAAGGCCTTAGGCGGCATTCCAAACATTTCGTACATATATTTATTAAGTTGGGGAAGATCGTAAAAGCCCGTGTCGTAGGCAATGTCAGTAAGGCTTCTGTCCTTGTCAGAAAGTGTAATATAGATGGCCTGGCGCAAACGTGTCCACAGCAGATATTTGGATAAGCTGCTTCCGGTCTGTTTCTTGAAAAGTGAGGCCAGTCGCGACGGAGAAAGAAAGACAATATCGGCAAATGTTTGCGGGGTGATGTTCTGCTCAGAATAGTTGGCCTTGATGTATTCGACGATTCTTGTAACCCTTTCATCATAATCAATGGAAGGTAATTTAGATACTATAGTATCAATTACCTTGCTCACATCCAAACTGTCTTCCGGTGTCTGAAAAAATGAATTTGTTTCAGCAGGCGAGTCAAAAACGATATAGTCTTGATTTTCGTTGAACCTGCCTGCCAATTCCAAACCAACATTCGAGTAAGGCTCTATATTCAGTACATTCAAGGTTCCTTTTTCGGCCTCGCAAAAATGGGGAACATGCGGTTTTATCAGAAAACCATGGATGCGCTCGTAAAGTGTTCCTCTGATCGTTGAATTAAAAGGAGCATCATTTGATAAGACGATTTGATATGCGGAATGGTGATGAATCTCAACAGTGAGATTATGGGCTTTAAGAGCAAGAATAAACGGGTTATTGCTGTGTTTTTTCATAGAACTTATCTAAACAATTGAGAATTGTCGGGAATTTACAGATTATGTAGGTAATCCCATACTGCAATTTGGTAATCATTGCATGACATCAGCTAGCACTTTTGCCCAGAGCTTTTGCTAAGCCAGGCGAATATGAATATTGAGGTTGAACCTCTTTTCGAATAACAATCCAGCAAAGCAGTTGGGGAACAAATACCAGTAGCATACACTTGTACAAGTTACATTTAAAGGTGGATATCATTTCTGATTTCTGTACTATAATGCCTTAAATCAACTTCCATTCTAATGAACTCGCATGAAGCTAACCTCTTGAAAGATTTCAGAAATACCACCGTTTTTAATGATCCCGCCTGCGCAAAATATTTCTGTTAAAACAGTGCAAAACAATTCTAAAATTTACAGAATCGGCTCTTTTCAGAACCAAATGGGAAGAAAATCACATGGCATTGATAGTACGGAAAAACCACCGATTAATTAAGAGAAAATTTTGTCTACTAACTTTGGAATGATCATTCCATACATTATCTTTACTGGATGAATAAGAGGTTACAAATCATACAGGCCGGAATAAAGCTGTTTGTCGAGAACGACATTCAGGCAACGCCCATGTCGGCGATTGCAAAAGAAGCCGGAACTGGAATGGGAACGATCTATAATTACTTTGCAACAAAGGAAGAGCTGATCAATGAAATTTATCTTTTTATAAAACAGCAACAACTTCACCATGCTTCACTGGCCAATCAGCAGGATAGTGTAAAACTGCATTTTTTGCAGTTTTCAGAAACCTTCATCACTTTCTTACTTGCAAACCCCTCCTACTTTTATTTTATCGACCAAATAAAAAATTCTCCCATCCTGACCAGCGAAACTAGGTCACAGGGTTCACAAGTTTACCAGCCTTTTCTTGAAATCTTGTCGAAAGGACAGCAGCAAGGGATCATTAAAAACATTGACATCGAAGAAATCATGCACTTTTTAGAAGGTGGACTGATGGGATTTATGCGCTGGGCGATTTCCAAAGGAAAAAGTGCAGACAAATCCATTGTGGTCAACCATATTCAACTCGCCTGGGATGCTGTAAAAAGCTAAAAAAATTTACAATTTAATTGGAATGAATATTCACTCTAAAATATCAACTATGAAAACAATACTAATTACCGGAGCATCGACCGGTATCGGAAAGGCCACAGCTCTATACTTTGCAGATAAAGGATGGAATGTTATAGCGACAATGCGAAACCTAGTGCCAGATTCTGCCCTTGCAGGAAAGACTAACATTACTTGTCTTCAATTGGATGTAACAGATAATGTCAGCATTGAAAGTGCTGTACAAAAAGCCATAAGCAAATTTGGTAAGATTGACGTGCTTTTCAACAATGCAGGTTATGCATTGGCAGGAGCATTTGAAGCCGTTACTGAAAGTCAAATCAGAAAACAATTCGAAACCAATGTTTTTGGCGTCATGAATGTAACAAGAGCTATTTTACCTAATTTCAGAAGTAATCATGCCGGTATCATTCTCAATACTACGTCATCCGGCGGCATCATCACTTTCCCTCTTTACTCTGCTTATAACAGCAGTAAATGGGCCATAGAAGGATTTATGGAATCACTCCAATTTGAGTTAAGGCAGTTTGGCATCGTCATCAAGAACATTGAGCCCGCAGGTGTAAAGAGCGAATTTGTTGGAAACATTGAGTTTATCAGTAACCCCGTATATGACAATTACTCCAACAGCGCACAGCAAGGGACATTGGACGGATACAAAAATGCTCCAACGGCGGATGTTGTTGCAAAGGTTGCCTATAAAGCAGCAACCGATGGAAAGAAAAAATTACGTTATGCCGGTACACCGCAGGCTGGCTTCATCTTCTTTATAAGATGGCTTTTACCACTAAAATGGTTCACTAGCATCATCGCAAACCAAATAGAAAAGTAATTGCATAAAGTACACATAACCAGTAAATCTCAACGACCGGATTAAATCTATAAATAGATGATATCTATATTTCAGAGTTAAATCGATGCACAAGGCCCGATTAAAAATATTTGTACTAAACAAAATTTTATTGCCTTGCAATCGGATCTGGTTGTCCGTCAGGATCATTGAGCGCAAAACCTCTTGTTGGAATGTTTCTGCCCCGGATCAGTAACAAACCAGCTACATGTGGTGCAGCCATAGAAGTTCCGGAAAGAACAGCATACCTCCCATTTCTGTAAGTAGAAGCTATTCGGACTCCATAAGCCGCTACGTCCACAACATCATTACCATAGTTAGAGAAGCTGGCAAAAGTGCCCGCACTATCTACGGCAGAAACAGTAAATATATTGGGATGATTAATCCTGCCGGGAGAGAAATCTCTTGCCGGCTTTCCTTCATTGCCGGCCGCAATGGAAAATAAAATCCCTTTCTGAGCAGCAGCTTGAATTTCCCGTTCAAGTGCAACAGATGTGCCCTCTCCGCCTAAACTCATATTCACCACATCCCCTACACGGCCGTTGGTGTTGATATAGGCAATGGCAGCGACAGTACTCGACAGCCGTCCTTCTCCTACCTGGTTCAAAACTTTTAGGGAAACAATTCTTACTCCGGAAGCAATCCCTAATAAGCCCACCCGGTTATTAAGTGCGCCAATGATCCCAGCAACATGGGTACCATGTCCATTTTCATCATCCGCAGTAGTGGATCCCGTAATGAATGAGCGGCTTCTCACTGTATCTATACTTAAATCGGGATGGTCTAAATCTATCCCGGTATCAACGATCCAAGCAGTTTTTTCAGTAAAATTCGTACCGTTCCCATAACCTGTTTTGCGAATACTCCACGTTACACTAAGCGGCTCTGTCACTTCCAGGCAAGTGCACATGGATAAGATGCGGTCAGGTTCAATGGACTCGATAGATTCATCGCTTTCCAAATTTGCAAGCTGCTGTTTGCTCAAGTGAGCTATAACACCTTTCCGGGCACCTGCAAAAGTAGCATGCATGGCAGATTGTTGAATCTGATACTTTGAAAATAAGCTGGCAGTGACCGAAGCGACACGTGCATTTGCTCCTGACAAACTCTGTACCTCTTTGTAAGTTAAAATATACTCGCCGTCAATAATTTCACCATTTCTCGAAGAGGCACTTACCAGGCAATCTTCTGGTACTACCGCTTCCGGAGCTGGCTCCTGCTGTTTATGACAGGCTATAAAAGTGCACAATGAAGCTATTAGTATCCCTTTTGATATGTTTAGCGCTTTCATAATGAAATTTTGTAAGGATTAAATCTGGCAAACACTGCCCTGATCAGGTGATTGCAAAGAAGTTAACGATGCAAAAGTTCCCAACGTATGACAGACTGGAAAAAGGTGAGAGTTTACCTCACCTCTGACCCTCGGTTTCAAATACAATAATTCCATTTAGTTATTAAATTCTTCTGATCCTGTTCACCTCCCTACCTGCTCACTGTATTTTCTCGGATCATAACCTTTCGCAAACAGCGGAT from Dyadobacter sp. NIV53 carries:
- a CDS encoding alkene reductase, coding for MKLLEKIQLGDLALKNKMVMSAMTRSRADQNGIVGDMTIQYYTQRVSAGLLFSEAIRISEDATGSPLTPGIYSNDQIEAWKKVTKSVHDHGGLIIAQLWHTGRVGHSIDRNGKLPLAPSALPIQGMQHFTSQGMKDYETPREITIDQIKQTVRDYGQAARNAIEAGFDGVELHAANGYLPSQFLAESANQRTDEYGGSIPNKARFVLEVMQEIVGAVGGDKVGIKISPFHPYGHMILDDPASTYTYLIEELNKLDFAFVELMRRSPYFPSPAHYPADDEIELFGSMIQQSVIANAGYDKLSAEAELEKGIAGLVSFGTLFLANPDLPERFEKSAALNEPDRAKMFGGGAKGYINYPFLTFNEKVNG
- a CDS encoding NAD(P)H-binding protein, with the translated sequence MKTKVVVLGATGTVGSKISEILLNQGNQVTLIARHTEKLEKFRSLGAEIIAGDITDVQTLTAAFKNADSAFVLLPDNVKAENTRAYQRQVTSGLIEAIENSGIKHIVNMSSLGSHMHEGNGMMAGTGEQEVRLNQLKDVNVVHIRSAYFMENFLRTIGVVKKMGFNGTAADGDHAIPMVATEDVAKIAAVHLANLDFNDKSVHAVMGPKDYTYRQFTTIIGKAIGNPELAYVQLPVEQVKQAFLGNGFSEDFADNLIEMGTAIKTGFMNYQKRDDSTTTPKTAKAFVEEVYLPLFNK
- a CDS encoding NADP-dependent oxidoreductase, with protein sequence MKAIVYQEFGTAGVLQTVEQSKPTIKADQVLIKVKAFSINPMDWKIRKGEMTLMSCSNFPKHTGTDFAGIVEEIGASVSGLEIGDEVFGVVKNMMKEGVSSEYIAVTSSLVWKKPVDISFAQAASIPVVGTAAVTALEKMGDINSQTNILVNGATGGFGMFLLQLLKQKGASVTAVTSSKGAEFARKWGANSVIDYAREDVLGRKATYDIVIDLSGKMGYKNAKQIMKSKALFLNPTPRPIEIPLSFIKNLFTSKKHIIVLASPSTKYTDILLGAVKNGLNIEVNKVFSFADYKEAYQYAERGGYIGKVVVEVN
- a CDS encoding AraC family transcriptional regulator; the protein is MKKHSNNPFILALKAHNLTVEIHHHSAYQIVLSNDAPFNSTIRGTLYERIHGFLIKPHVPHFCEAEKGTLNVLNIEPYSNVGLELAGRFNENQDYIVFDSPAETNSFFQTPEDSLDVSKVIDTIVSKLPSIDYDERVTRIVEYIKANYSEQNITPQTFADIVFLSPSRLASLFKKQTGSSLSKYLLWTRLRQAIYITLSDKDRSLTDIAYDTGFYDLPQLNKYMYEMFGMPPKALKHNSDLIEIY
- a CDS encoding TetR/AcrR family transcriptional regulator gives rise to the protein MNKRLQIIQAGIKLFVENDIQATPMSAIAKEAGTGMGTIYNYFATKEELINEIYLFIKQQQLHHASLANQQDSVKLHFLQFSETFITFLLANPSYFYFIDQIKNSPILTSETRSQGSQVYQPFLEILSKGQQQGIIKNIDIEEIMHFLEGGLMGFMRWAISKGKSADKSIVVNHIQLAWDAVKS
- a CDS encoding SDR family oxidoreductase, with protein sequence MKTILITGASTGIGKATALYFADKGWNVIATMRNLVPDSALAGKTNITCLQLDVTDNVSIESAVQKAISKFGKIDVLFNNAGYALAGAFEAVTESQIRKQFETNVFGVMNVTRAILPNFRSNHAGIILNTTSSGGIITFPLYSAYNSSKWAIEGFMESLQFELRQFGIVIKNIEPAGVKSEFVGNIEFISNPVYDNYSNSAQQGTLDGYKNAPTADVVAKVAYKAATDGKKKLRYAGTPQAGFIFFIRWLLPLKWFTSIIANQIEK
- a CDS encoding S8 family serine peptidase; this translates as MKALNISKGILIASLCTFIACHKQQEPAPEAVVPEDCLVSASSRNGEIIDGEYILTYKEVQSLSGANARVASVTASLFSKYQIQQSAMHATFAGARKGVIAHLSKQQLANLESDESIESIEPDRILSMCTCLEVTEPLSVTWSIRKTGYGNGTNFTEKTAWIVDTGIDLDHPDLSIDTVRSRSFITGSTTADDENGHGTHVAGIIGALNNRVGLLGIASGVRIVSLKVLNQVGEGRLSSTVAAIAYINTNGRVGDVVNMSLGGEGTSVALEREIQAAAQKGILFSIAAGNEGKPARDFSPGRINHPNIFTVSAVDSAGTFASFSNYGNDVVDVAAYGVRIASTYRNGRYAVLSGTSMAAPHVAGLLLIRGRNIPTRGFALNDPDGQPDPIARQ